The following are encoded together in the Candidatus Methylomirabilota bacterium genome:
- the priA gene encoding primosomal protein N': MIADVAFDAPIAHPFSYRVPDGWTLARGQRVVAPLKGGSRVGVVVALRDGDDERLKPVLRLLDEVPLLSPAPLDLIGWMAAESLTSFGSTCLALLPPPQVTPPGERGRPQRSRDLSERRDVPAPPAPELFIGAGREAKLLELIAAAEPPALLLTADVEAAGRWAQRLAKIGPVVRLDSGVADAERAAGWMHLASGAARLGVGTRSALLAPLPAGATLAMIDEHEAAHKPPGAPRMHARDVTLERAAREGLRALFTAATPSVEMWWRADSGRARMVPVRPSPWPTVTVADTRGIARREALTPVLARTIRETLATGRRVFLAVSRLTSALGCDECGAILRCRTCAIALAYSPAGRTLACRLCGASVALPETCAGCQGRRLAPFGWGAERVEHAVRRRFARARIVRYDPDAARSRRGEGQRAAALAAEIVIGTRGALRLFGPASLGLAGFVSPDQMLGVPDFRAAERTFALLWAAAERVRPDGALIVQSQNPTHYALAAVTGQDLTAFYRPELRFRSELGYPPFRRLALITARGPDAAAVQRLADAVATALPGGSGLTVYPAIPDRRARARRIVVKGGDDLPRVVADALRTLGSDRAPRSRGIIDVEVDPVEWPF; this comes from the coding sequence ATGATCGCGGACGTCGCCTTCGACGCCCCGATCGCGCATCCCTTCTCCTATCGCGTCCCCGACGGCTGGACGCTCGCGCGGGGGCAGCGCGTCGTGGCGCCGCTCAAGGGAGGGTCGCGGGTGGGCGTCGTCGTGGCGCTGCGCGACGGTGACGACGAGCGGCTCAAGCCCGTGCTCCGCCTCCTCGACGAGGTTCCGCTGCTCTCGCCCGCGCCGCTCGACCTGATCGGCTGGATGGCGGCGGAGAGCCTGACCAGCTTCGGCTCGACCTGCCTCGCCCTCCTCCCACCGCCCCAAGTCACACCGCCGGGGGAGCGGGGACGTCCCCAGCGAAGTAGGGACCTTTCTGAGCGCAGGGACGTCCCGGCTCCCCCGGCTCCTGAGCTCTTCATCGGAGCCGGCCGCGAAGCGAAGCTGCTCGAGCTGATCGCCGCGGCGGAGCCGCCGGCGCTCCTCCTTACGGCTGACGTGGAGGCGGCGGGACGCTGGGCGCAGCGGCTCGCCAAGATCGGGCCCGTCGTGCGTCTGGACTCGGGCGTCGCCGACGCCGAGCGGGCGGCGGGGTGGATGCACCTCGCCAGTGGCGCCGCCAGACTGGGCGTGGGGACGCGCTCGGCGTTGCTGGCGCCGCTGCCCGCCGGCGCGACGCTGGCGATGATCGACGAGCACGAGGCGGCCCACAAGCCGCCGGGCGCTCCGCGGATGCACGCGCGCGACGTGACGCTGGAGCGCGCCGCGCGCGAGGGCCTGCGTGCGCTCTTCACGGCGGCGACGCCCAGTGTGGAGATGTGGTGGCGGGCCGACAGCGGCCGCGCCCGCATGGTCCCCGTCCGCCCCTCGCCCTGGCCCACCGTGACCGTGGCCGACACGCGCGGCATCGCGCGGCGCGAAGCGCTGACGCCGGTGCTGGCGCGGACGATCCGCGAGACGCTCGCCACCGGGCGCCGCGTCTTCCTGGCGGTGAGCCGCCTGACCTCGGCGCTGGGCTGCGACGAGTGCGGCGCGATCCTCCGGTGCCGGACGTGCGCGATCGCGCTGGCCTACTCGCCCGCCGGCCGCACGCTGGCCTGCCGGCTCTGCGGCGCCAGCGTCGCCCTGCCCGAAACCTGCGCCGGTTGCCAGGGCCGCCGCCTGGCGCCGTTCGGATGGGGCGCCGAGCGCGTGGAGCACGCCGTCCGCCGCCGCTTCGCCCGCGCGCGCATCGTCCGCTACGATCCGGACGCCGCCCGCAGCCGGCGGGGCGAGGGCCAACGGGCGGCGGCGCTGGCCGCCGAGATCGTGATCGGCACTCGCGGCGCGCTCCGGCTCTTCGGCCCTGCGTCGCTGGGGCTGGCGGGCTTCGTGTCGCCCGACCAGATGCTCGGCGTGCCCGACTTCCGCGCGGCCGAGCGGACGTTCGCCCTGCTGTGGGCGGCCGCCGAGCGCGTCCGGCCCGACGGCGCCCTCATCGTGCAGTCGCAGAACCCGACCCATTATGCGCTGGCCGCCGTCACCGGGCAGGATCTCACCGCCTTTTACCGGCCCGAGCTGCGGTTCCGCTCCGAGCTCGGCTACCCGCCGTTCCGGCGACTGGCGCTCATCACGGCCCGCGGCCCCGATGCCGCCGCCGTCCAGCGGCTGGCGGACGCCGTCGCCACGGCCCTCCCGGGCGGATCCGGGCTGACGGTCTATCCCGCGATCCCGGACCGCCGCGCCCGGGCGCGGCGCATTGTCGTGAAGGGCGGAGACGATCTGCCGCGTGTGGTCGCCGACGCGCTGCGGACGCTCGGCTCGGATCGAGCTCCGCGGAGTCGCGGTATCATAGACGTGGAGGTGGACCCGGTCGAATGGCCGTTCTGA
- the def gene encoding peptide deformylase: MAVLKVRKYGDPTLRRRAEPVGVITPEIRTIVADMVDTMYDEVGIGLAAPQVGISLRLIVVGDEETREARALINPVITEQSGQATAEEGCLSIPGIFAPVTRSAWVRVEALDLGGQTVKMDARGLLARVLQHEIDHLDGVLFIDRLDPVTRDRIKRKIKKEGLSEGASHHAFAL; encoded by the coding sequence ATGGCCGTTCTGAAAGTCCGCAAGTACGGCGACCCGACTCTCCGGCGGCGCGCCGAGCCCGTGGGCGTGATCACGCCGGAGATCCGCACGATCGTCGCGGACATGGTGGACACGATGTACGACGAGGTCGGCATCGGCCTGGCCGCGCCGCAGGTGGGCATCTCGCTCCGGCTCATCGTCGTCGGCGACGAGGAGACGCGCGAGGCCCGCGCCCTGATCAACCCGGTGATCACCGAGCAGAGCGGCCAGGCCACGGCGGAGGAAGGGTGCCTGTCGATCCCGGGGATCTTCGCGCCCGTGACGCGCTCCGCCTGGGTCAGGGTGGAGGCGCTCGACCTCGGCGGACAAACGGTGAAGATGGACGCCCGCGGCCTGCTGGCCCGGGTGCTCCAGCACGAGATCGACCACCTCGACGGCGTGCTCTTCATCGACCGGCTCGATCCGGTGACGCGCGACCGCATCAAGCGGAAGATCAAGAAAGAGGGCCTCTCCGAAGGCGCGTCCCACCACGCGTTCGCGCTCTAA